A window of Paenibacillus sp. 19GGS1-52 contains these coding sequences:
- the ndk gene encoding nucleoside-diphosphate kinase: MEQTYLMIKPDGVQRGLIGRIVSRLEDKGFKLVAAKLTTVTDEQANKHYAEHEGKDFFPNLVSFITSGPVFAMVWEGDDVVALSRILIGKTKVGEALPGTIRGDFASHTPLNLIHGSDSPESAEREILNFFAPDELSEYNKDIAAWL, from the coding sequence ATGGAACAAACGTATCTAATGATCAAACCGGACGGAGTTCAGCGTGGGTTAATCGGGCGCATTGTTTCACGCCTGGAGGATAAGGGATTCAAGCTGGTCGCTGCCAAGCTAACTACTGTAACGGACGAGCAGGCAAATAAGCATTATGCGGAGCATGAGGGCAAGGATTTCTTTCCTAATCTGGTCAGCTTTATTACCTCAGGTCCTGTATTTGCCATGGTATGGGAAGGCGATGATGTTGTGGCTTTATCCCGTATACTCATTGGCAAGACAAAGGTTGGAGAAGCTCTTCCAGGCACGATTCGAGGCGATTTCGCCAGTCATACACCGCTCAACCTGATCCATGGGTCGGACTCGCCCGAAAGTGCCGAACGGGAAATTCTCAATTTCTTTGCGCCAGATGAGCTGTCGGAATATAACAAAGATATCGCAGCCTGGTTGTAA
- a CDS encoding polyprenyl synthetase family protein produces MKRLQLFGLLNNDMDQIEKELYRSVQGDDDLLTETSMHLLKAGGKRLRPIFVLMGGKFGRYDLQKLKCIAVPLELIHSASLVHDDVIDDAELRRGELTVKAKWGDKIAMYTGDYIYAKALIMTTELKNPRIHQILSKAMVEMSIGEMEQIRDFFNTEQSVRHYLQRIRRKTALLIAVSCQLGALAADAEPESARLLYNYGYNVGMAFQIRDDLLDLSGTEKQIGKPPGSDMRQGNITLPVIYTLEDERLRTSLLDEISSIREGHSSVGRAIDLILTGEGISRAEELASRYIAKALNALDQLPNSRTKRNLRDIAFFVTGRAY; encoded by the coding sequence ATGAAACGACTGCAACTATTCGGTTTGCTGAATAATGATATGGATCAGATCGAAAAAGAGCTGTACCGTAGTGTACAGGGTGACGACGATCTGCTGACTGAGACCTCTATGCATCTGCTAAAGGCTGGTGGGAAAAGACTGCGGCCTATATTTGTGCTCATGGGTGGCAAATTTGGGCGGTATGATCTGCAAAAGCTAAAGTGTATTGCTGTACCCCTTGAGCTGATTCATAGCGCATCGCTTGTTCATGATGATGTCATTGATGATGCCGAACTCCGGCGGGGTGAACTGACGGTGAAGGCAAAGTGGGGCGATAAAATTGCCATGTATACTGGAGATTACATATATGCCAAGGCACTAATTATGACCACAGAGCTGAAGAATCCGCGTATTCATCAAATTTTGTCTAAGGCTATGGTGGAAATGTCCATCGGAGAGATGGAGCAGATTCGTGATTTCTTCAACACAGAGCAAAGTGTGCGCCATTATCTGCAGCGTATTCGCCGCAAAACGGCGCTTTTGATCGCCGTTAGCTGCCAGCTTGGTGCGCTAGCAGCTGATGCAGAGCCTGAGTCGGCACGGCTGCTCTACAATTACGGATATAACGTCGGCATGGCGTTTCAGATCCGTGATGATCTGCTCGATCTTTCCGGGACGGAAAAACAGATCGGAAAACCACCGGGTAGTGATATGCGTCAGGGCAATATCACCCTTCCCGTTATTTATACTCTTGAGGATGAAAGGTTGCGCACATCGCTTCTGGATGAGATTTCTTCTATTCGTGAAGGCCACAGCAGTGTTGGACGCGCCATTGATCTTATTCTGACAGGCGAAGGTATTTCTCGCGCCGAGGAGCTGGCTTCGCGCTATATTGCCAAAGCACTTAACGCGCTGGATCAGTTGCCAAATAGCAGAACCAAACGTAATCTGCGGGACATTGCTTTTTTTGTCACAGGCAGAGCCTATTAA